The Tenrec ecaudatus isolate mTenEca1 chromosome 9, mTenEca1.hap1, whole genome shotgun sequence genome window below encodes:
- the STARD5 gene encoding stAR-related lipid transfer protein 5, translating to MDPALAAQISEAVAEKLLQYRRDTSGWKICREGNGVSVSWRPSVEFPGNLYRGEGVVRGTLAKVWDCLKPVSGGLREKWDENVHSFEIIENITDTLFVSRTSTPSAAMKIISPRDFVDLVLIKKYEDGVISTNATNIEHPSCPLQPGYVRGFNHPCGCFCEPLPGEPDKTHVVTFFHTDLSGYLPQKVVESFFPRSMAGFYTNLQKAVTKYQD from the exons ATGGACCCGGCTCTGGCCGCACAGATAAGCGAGGCGGTGGCCGAGAAGTTACTGCAGTACCGGCGAGACACGTCGGGCTGGAAAATTTGCCGGGAAGGC AACGGAGTTTCCGTTTCCTGGCGGCCatcagtggagtttccagggaACCT GTACCGAGGTGAAGGCGTTGTGCGTGGGACACTGGCGAAGGTGTGGGACTGCCTCAAGCCGGTCTCTGGGGGACTGCGAGAAAAATGGGATGAGAACGTGCACAGTTTTGAAATCATTGAAAACATCACAGAT ACGCTGTTCGTTAGCAGAACTTCCACCCCCTCAGCCGCCATGAAGATCATTTCTCCCAGAGACTTCGTGGACTTGGTGCTCATCAAAAAATACGAGGATGGAGTCATCAGCACCAATG CTACCAACATTGAGCATCCATCATGTCCTCTGCAGCCAGGCTACGTGAGAGGGTTTAACCACCCTTGCGGTTGCTTCTGTGAACCTCTGCCCGG GGAGCCCGACAAGACCCACGTGGTCACATTCTTCCACACCGACCTCAGCGGTTACCTCCCGCAGAAAGTAGTGGAATCCTTCTTCCCCCGCAGCATGGCTGGGTTTTACACCAACCTTCAGAAAGCAGTGACAAAATACCAAGACTGA